A genomic region of Nitrospirota bacterium contains the following coding sequences:
- a CDS encoding aspartate-semialdehyde dehydrogenase — protein sequence MKKDRYVVAVVGATGAVGNEMVKTLEERKFPIAEIRLFASERSEGKKMQFWKKEIPVETLKENSFKGIDIALFSAGAERSKIWAPVAAQSGCVVIDNSSQWRMDPEVPLVVPEVNPHDLKWHKGIIANPNCSTIQMVVVLKPIHDVSKIKRVVVTTFQAVSGTGQKAIDELLRQTTDLMNFREVICNVYPYQIAFNVLPHIDKFLENGYTKEEMKMVNETRKIMGDNSIRVTATTVRVPVFRGHSESVNIETDSKLSVNEVRAILSKAPGVILYDAPDKNIYPIPLDVAGKDETYVGRIREDESIENGINMWIVADNLRKGAALNAVQIAEKLLEMV from the coding sequence ATGAAAAAAGATAGATATGTAGTTGCAGTAGTTGGAGCAACAGGAGCTGTCGGAAATGAGATGGTTAAAACACTTGAAGAAAGAAAATTTCCGATAGCTGAGATAAGACTTTTTGCCTCTGAACGTTCTGAAGGTAAAAAAATGCAGTTTTGGAAAAAAGAGATTCCAGTTGAAACCCTTAAAGAAAATTCTTTTAAAGGAATAGATATCGCTTTGTTTTCGGCAGGTGCTGAAAGGTCGAAAATATGGGCACCTGTAGCTGCTCAATCAGGTTGTGTTGTGATAGATAATTCCAGTCAGTGGAGAATGGATCCTGAAGTCCCGCTTGTAGTTCCTGAAGTTAATCCACATGATTTAAAATGGCATAAAGGAATTATTGCTAATCCAAATTGTTCAACTATACAGATGGTGGTTGTATTAAAACCAATTCATGACGTATCAAAAATTAAACGAGTTGTTGTGACGACTTTTCAGGCTGTATCTGGAACTGGACAAAAAGCAATAGATGAGCTCCTGCGGCAGACAACGGATCTTATGAATTTCAGAGAAGTAATATGTAACGTTTATCCTTATCAGATTGCATTCAATGTGCTTCCTCACATTGATAAATTTCTTGAGAATGGATATACAAAAGAAGAAATGAAAATGGTTAACGAGACAAGAAAAATTATGGGAGATAATTCTATAAGAGTGACTGCAACAACCGTGAGGGTGCCTGTATTCAGAGGGCATTCAGAGTCAGTGAATATAGAAACAGATTCTAAATTGTCAGTGAATGAAGTAAGAGCGATTCTATCAAAAGCACCAGGAGTAATCTTATATGATGCCCCTGATAAAAACATTTATCCGATTCCGCTCGATGTTGCTGGAAAAGATGAAACCTATGTCGGCAGGATCAGAGAGGATGAGTCAATAGAAAATGGAATTAATATGTGGATAGTCGCAGACAATCTGAGGAAAGGTGCAGCTCTAAATGCGGTTCAAATAGCAGAGAAACTTTTAGAAATGGTTTGA